A single region of the Prevotella sp. HUN102 genome encodes:
- a CDS encoding site-specific integrase: protein MKNEKSTFSVLFYLKKDKMKKSGLVPIHARITINGKQTQFNTKLEVLETNWKSGRAIGKSMEIQRLNSMLDDIKANIRSHFHNQLMRDSYVTPESVKNALLGKEEEANTIISFFTQHNDQYKKKVAAGEATPKTYSRYELTKLRLIEYMKDEYRVSDLPIRQINKVFIENFYLYIIKNHDCSPNTAMKFIQRFRTVVNFAQATGLITADPFAHYKLKFEYIERGYLDKDEISRLCNKEFASKRLEQVRDIFIFSCYTGLSYVDICELTRSDIRMAFDDNLWIIKKRHKTKVTSNIRLLDIPKAILNKYEGKLKNGQLLPVISNQKMNDYLKEIATVCGIDKNVTFHMARH from the coding sequence ATGAAAAATGAAAAGAGTACATTCAGCGTATTGTTTTACCTGAAAAAAGACAAGATGAAAAAGAGTGGTTTAGTACCCATTCATGCCCGTATCACAATCAACGGCAAACAAACCCAATTCAATACCAAGTTAGAAGTCCTTGAAACCAACTGGAAATCCGGCAGAGCCATAGGTAAATCAATGGAGATACAAAGGCTTAACTCCATGCTGGACGACATTAAGGCAAATATCCGTTCCCACTTCCACAACCAATTAATGCGGGATAGCTATGTTACCCCCGAAAGCGTGAAAAATGCTCTTTTGGGAAAAGAGGAAGAAGCCAATACCATCATTTCTTTTTTCACCCAGCACAACGACCAGTACAAGAAAAAGGTCGCAGCAGGTGAAGCGACCCCCAAAACCTACAGCCGATATGAACTGACAAAGTTACGCCTGATAGAATACATGAAAGATGAATATCGTGTATCAGACTTACCGATACGTCAAATTAATAAGGTATTTATTGAGAACTTCTACCTATATATAATAAAGAACCACGATTGTTCACCCAATACAGCAATGAAGTTTATCCAACGTTTCCGTACAGTGGTAAACTTTGCACAAGCTACCGGATTAATTACTGCTGACCCGTTCGCTCATTACAAACTTAAATTCGAGTATATCGAAAGAGGGTATCTTGACAAGGACGAAATAAGCAGGTTATGCAATAAAGAATTTGCTTCAAAGCGATTGGAACAGGTACGGGATATTTTTATTTTTAGCTGTTATACCGGACTTTCATACGTGGATATATGCGAATTAACCCGCAGCGACATCCGTATGGCATTCGATGATAATTTGTGGATTATAAAGAAACGTCACAAGACAAAAGTAACATCAAACATCCGTTTACTGGATATTCCGAAAGCTATCCTAAACAAATACGAGGGAAAACTTAAAAACGGTCAATTGCTACCTGTTATCAGCAATCAAAAAATGAATGATTATTTGAAAGAAATTGCAACGGTATGCGGTATTGACAAGAACGTCACATTTCATATGGCAAGGCATTGA
- a CDS encoding ABC transporter ATP-binding protein, with product MDKQKIKPLDEERESRSLLSNAVVILHLVFGTLPLLLVVWAVDRLMDGTLTSTMIWIVGAAMVLFALLRGVFYGTSIWRAHRSAYNALTRLRLRIVSHLQRLPLGFFQERKVGDLVNIINHDVEQIEIYLAHGLPEILSATLFPALLWVIVMVLDWRLGLSLISLLPLAFLLQMAVKTFWGKSFRHFMENTQKMSEDLLEYVATIPIIKAFSHEETRTERVLGGMRDYIHWVKRSMFSVTVPMTLITMFLEGGIVVMTLVGLWLMSSGELTVARFILALILGGLFSSSFAKLATFQHFRIVYGQSLAKVQSITEVPAKDTADRDTDAMQTDVCFEHVTFAYPNKKDCALCDVNLQFPKGSHTAIVGESGSGKSTLASLMMGFWQPQSGTVRLGGENLAELSEHNIADFFSMVQQEVFLFNTSIRDNIRIGKPSATQEEVETAARRARIHDFITGLPNGYDTLAGEAGVKFSGGEKQRISIARMLLKDSPIVILDEATAALDGENEKLIQEALDELQRNKTVITIAHRLNTIQDMERIVVMDKGKVVATGTHGELMDNCPLYRNMTETQERVSKWQLKEEEV from the coding sequence ATGGATAAACAAAAAATCAAGCCTCTCGATGAGGAACGGGAGAGTCGCAGCCTGCTCTCCAATGCGGTGGTCATACTGCATCTTGTTTTCGGCACACTGCCCCTATTGCTCGTGGTGTGGGCGGTAGACAGGCTGATGGATGGTACGCTCACTTCTACAATGATTTGGATTGTCGGGGCGGCGATGGTGCTGTTCGCCCTGCTTCGCGGCGTGTTTTACGGAACGTCGATCTGGCGGGCGCACCGCTCGGCTTACAACGCCCTCACACGGTTGAGGTTGCGTATCGTGAGCCACTTGCAACGGCTGCCGCTCGGCTTCTTTCAGGAGCGGAAGGTGGGTGACTTGGTGAACATCATCAACCACGACGTGGAGCAAATCGAGATTTATCTGGCACACGGATTGCCCGAAATCCTCTCGGCAACGCTTTTCCCTGCTTTGCTTTGGGTAATTGTTATGGTATTGGACTGGCGGCTGGGACTGTCGCTCATCTCGCTGCTACCGTTGGCATTTCTTTTGCAGATGGCAGTTAAAACGTTTTGGGGCAAGAGTTTCCGACACTTTATGGAAAATACGCAGAAGATGTCGGAAGACCTTCTGGAATATGTGGCTACAATACCAATCATTAAAGCATTCAGCCACGAAGAGACCCGGACAGAGCGAGTTCTCGGAGGTATGCGCGATTATATCCATTGGGTGAAGCGGAGCATGTTCAGCGTTACTGTTCCGATGACGCTCATCACGATGTTCTTGGAGGGCGGTATCGTGGTAATGACCCTTGTCGGGCTATGGTTGATGAGTTCGGGCGAACTGACCGTAGCACGTTTCATCCTCGCCCTGATATTGGGTGGACTGTTCTCATCTTCCTTTGCCAAACTGGCTACGTTCCAGCATTTCAGGATTGTCTATGGTCAATCGTTGGCGAAGGTTCAGTCGATTACCGAAGTACCTGCAAAGGATACGGCAGACAGGGATACGGATGCCATGCAGACCGATGTCTGTTTCGAGCACGTGACATTTGCCTACCCGAATAAGAAAGACTGTGCGTTGTGTGATGTCAATCTGCAATTTCCCAAGGGTAGCCATACGGCTATTGTGGGCGAATCGGGGTCAGGCAAAAGCACACTGGCAAGCCTGATGATGGGTTTCTGGCAACCGCAGTCGGGAACCGTTCGACTGGGCGGCGAGAACCTTGCGGAACTCTCCGAACACAACATTGCCGATTTCTTTTCTATGGTGCAACAAGAGGTATTCCTCTTCAACACGAGCATTCGGGACAATATCCGTATCGGCAAGCCCTCCGCCACGCAAGAGGAGGTGGAAACAGCTGCACGACGTGCACGCATTCACGATTTTATTACGGGGTTACCCAATGGTTACGATACTTTGGCAGGCGAAGCCGGCGTAAAATTCTCCGGCGGAGAGAAACAGCGCATTTCCATTGCACGGATGTTGCTCAAAGACTCGCCGATTGTCATCCTCGACGAAGCCACCGCTGCCTTGGACGGGGAGAACGAGAAACTCATTCAAGAAGCTCTTGATGAATTGCAGCGTAACAAGACCGTCATCACCATCGCCCACCGTCTCAACACCATTCAGGATATGGAACGTATTGTCGTGATGGACAAGGGAAAGGTTGTGGCGACGGGAACACACGGAGAATTGATGGACAACTGCCCACTATATCGCAATATGACGGAAACACAGGAACGGGTAAGCAAATGGCAACTGAAAGAGGAGGAGGTATAA
- a CDS encoding thymidine kinase, whose protein sequence is MTLMDNLNGERRRQGRIEVICGSMFSGKTEELIRRMKRAKFAKQKVEIFKPSIDTRYSDEDVVSHDKTAIHSTPIDSSGNILLLASDIEVVGIDEAQFLDEGLVDVCNQLANNGVRVIVAGLDMDFKGIPFGPIPALLAIADEVTKVHAICVKCGALAYVSHRLVQNDHRVLLGEQQEYEPLCRDCYQKSLKVERSAGSESGK, encoded by the coding sequence ATGACACTAATGGACAATTTGAATGGAGAAAGACGTCGGCAAGGACGCATCGAAGTGATTTGTGGAAGTATGTTCTCCGGGAAGACGGAAGAGCTCATTCGCAGAATGAAACGTGCGAAATTCGCAAAGCAGAAGGTTGAAATTTTCAAGCCTTCTATTGACACACGCTATTCGGATGAGGATGTTGTGAGCCACGACAAAACGGCTATTCATTCAACACCAATCGATTCTTCAGGCAATATTCTGCTGCTTGCTTCCGATATAGAAGTTGTAGGAATCGATGAAGCACAATTCCTTGATGAAGGACTGGTGGATGTATGCAACCAATTGGCCAACAATGGTGTCAGGGTTATCGTTGCCGGACTTGATATGGACTTTAAGGGCATTCCTTTCGGTCCGATTCCTGCCTTACTGGCAATCGCTGATGAAGTAACAAAGGTACACGCAATTTGTGTGAAATGCGGCGCATTAGCATACGTCAGTCATCGACTTGTGCAGAACGACCATAGGGTTTTGCTCGGCGAACAGCAAGAATATGAACCACTTTGCCGAGATTGCTATCAGAAATCACTAAAGGTGGAACGAAGCGCAGGTTCGGAATCGGGAAAATAA
- a CDS encoding AI-2E family transporter, translating into MQHPITFDKFIRWALIVAGVIVAFLILDMLSGVLLPFFIAWLFAYLLHPIVKFVQYKLHVPTRALSIIVTMLLVVAVGFGIFLFIVPPLIEQFDKLVAIATKYLQGSTSSNSIATAVRDWIQEHQSEINKFLKSPDFTDALKTAMPKVFSVIGKTASIILSIIASFITLLYMFFILLDYEMLTSKWIKIFPKKVRPFWMGLTKDVERELNNYIRGQGMVSLIMGILFAIGFTIIGFPMAIGMGILIGILNLVPYLHTFALIPAALLALLKAADTGQNFWLIFLSAIIVFVVVQLICDMVVTPKIMGKAMGLNPAILLLSLSVWGALLGFIGLIIALPLTTLLIAYWQRYVTKETKDEETEIFPDEIA; encoded by the coding sequence ATGCAACACCCCATCACTTTCGATAAATTCATACGTTGGGCACTGATAGTTGCAGGCGTAATTGTGGCATTTCTTATACTGGATATGCTTTCTGGTGTTCTGCTGCCATTTTTCATAGCGTGGCTATTCGCATATCTGCTGCATCCTATCGTGAAATTTGTACAATACAAACTGCACGTTCCGACACGTGCATTGAGCATTATCGTTACGATGCTTCTTGTTGTAGCAGTAGGCTTTGGCATTTTCCTTTTCATCGTACCGCCATTGATAGAGCAGTTCGACAAACTCGTTGCCATTGCGACGAAATATTTGCAAGGCTCAACCAGTTCAAACAGCATAGCTACTGCCGTTCGCGACTGGATACAAGAGCATCAGTCGGAAATAAATAAATTCCTGAAGAGCCCGGATTTTACCGATGCGCTGAAAACGGCAATGCCCAAAGTGTTCTCGGTTATCGGCAAGACAGCCAGTATTATTCTTTCCATCATTGCATCCTTTATTACCTTATTATATATGTTCTTTATCCTTTTGGATTATGAAATGCTGACATCGAAGTGGATAAAGATATTCCCAAAGAAGGTAAGACCTTTTTGGATGGGTTTGACAAAGGACGTTGAGCGCGAACTCAACAATTACATTCGCGGTCAGGGGATGGTATCGCTCATTATGGGCATCCTCTTTGCCATTGGATTTACCATCATCGGCTTTCCGATGGCAATCGGTATGGGAATCCTGATAGGCATTCTCAATCTTGTGCCTTACCTGCATACCTTTGCATTAATTCCGGCAGCATTGCTCGCATTGCTGAAAGCTGCCGATACCGGACAGAATTTTTGGTTGATTTTCCTTTCAGCAATCATTGTGTTCGTCGTGGTGCAGCTCATCTGCGATATGGTGGTTACACCCAAGATAATGGGAAAGGCAATGGGGTTAAACCCAGCCATCCTTCTTCTTTCCTTGTCCGTGTGGGGAGCTTTGCTGGGCTTTATCGGATTGATTATCGCCCTTCCTCTTACCACCTTGCTCATTGCATACTGGCAACGGTACGTAACAAAAGAAACGAAGGATGAGGAGACGGAAATATTTCCAGATGAAATAGCATAA
- a CDS encoding TonB-dependent receptor: MSINSIVHLYKRMLIISILLLWAYPMFAQQHSIEIKVIDAENGNSIEFATVQWKGLNEPSYKNGTTTNKKGVAKLNTPAHQKLVLRVSYVGYQTITDTITANEKRHTLKLRPESTELANVVVFGKTKAQVIRESPEAVSVINAKELQGRSVSLETILNKTIGLKVGQTGGLGSSSRIIVHGLEGNRIQILWDGIPMNTSDGAFSLDEIPIDIIERIEVYKSIIPARFGCDGLGGAVNIVTKEFSTDYLDASYELGSYQTHKGSVFSRKNFPKSGILLGAGGYYTSAKNDYSFRVPERENLLVKRDHDRFRSYMLKGKVAFTKLWFDEISTEFGYYNRFNEIQGVLKNIQHAENKSGMFMLENKLIKSGILNNRLNFESHFSLSHTTNNFVDTARVNHDFEGNIYPSPNGQGETGDVPHNSNDKGLEINERINLDYRLSVNHSLNLNTLINYAQRQPSDDIASQHAGFIIGGFPSKKTSVVLGLTWEAKLFGRKLTNMFSAKYFHLHSEIEDLTSYEMIEAPKKKSNTTSQIGWIEAMKYEPFRGFLLKASYQRAIRLPNSQELFGDGIITFPAAGLKPEKSHNFNLGFLIDKNDVLGLSRLQFEVNGFYMQVSDMIKLMKQHMAAGYVNAEKVHIKGIETELKLDISPTVYAYGNLTYQDVRDVLDYLPGTQAPNPTKGLRLPNIPYLFANFGAEYHSDRLFKNWYVKAFWDGKFTEEFFYFWELTELQKRRIPRSFVNDIGLLLTYKNKYSIALECHNLMNKEVWDQFRQPLAGRTFHLKFRYVFLKGIL, encoded by the coding sequence ATGTCAATCAACTCAATAGTTCATTTATACAAAAGAATGCTCATCATCAGCATCCTATTGCTGTGGGCTTATCCGATGTTTGCACAACAGCATTCCATCGAAATAAAAGTTATTGATGCAGAGAATGGTAACAGTATAGAATTTGCCACGGTGCAATGGAAAGGCCTGAACGAACCTTCATACAAGAACGGTACAACCACAAATAAAAAAGGAGTGGCGAAACTAAATACGCCTGCCCATCAAAAACTTGTACTAAGGGTAAGTTACGTAGGTTACCAGACAATTACCGACACGATTACGGCAAATGAGAAACGTCATACCCTGAAGTTACGTCCGGAATCGACGGAATTGGCAAATGTGGTCGTCTTCGGAAAAACAAAAGCACAGGTTATTAGAGAGTCGCCCGAAGCGGTTTCAGTAATAAACGCTAAGGAATTGCAAGGTCGCTCTGTTTCTTTAGAAACCATCTTGAACAAAACCATTGGTTTGAAGGTCGGGCAGACAGGTGGATTGGGAAGCAGTTCGAGGATTATTGTTCACGGTTTGGAGGGAAACCGCATTCAAATCCTTTGGGATGGTATTCCGATGAATACTTCGGACGGAGCCTTTTCGCTTGATGAAATTCCGATAGACATTATCGAACGGATAGAGGTCTATAAAAGCATTATCCCTGCACGTTTCGGTTGCGATGGCTTGGGTGGTGCCGTCAATATCGTCACGAAGGAGTTCAGTACGGACTATTTGGATGCTTCGTACGAACTCGGTTCTTATCAGACGCACAAGGGAAGTGTCTTCTCTCGCAAGAACTTTCCCAAGAGCGGTATTTTGCTCGGTGCGGGAGGGTATTATACTTCTGCAAAGAATGATTACTCATTTAGAGTCCCCGAAAGAGAGAACCTGTTGGTAAAGCGTGACCACGACCGTTTTCGTTCGTATATGTTGAAAGGGAAAGTCGCTTTTACAAAACTTTGGTTCGATGAGATTAGTACCGAGTTCGGGTATTACAACCGTTTCAATGAGATACAAGGAGTATTGAAGAATATCCAGCATGCTGAAAACAAATCCGGGATGTTTATGCTCGAAAACAAACTGATAAAAAGCGGAATACTGAACAATCGACTTAACTTCGAGTCGCATTTCTCCCTCTCGCATACGACGAACAATTTTGTGGATACGGCACGAGTTAATCACGATTTTGAGGGAAATATATATCCGAGCCCGAACGGACAGGGAGAAACGGGGGACGTTCCTCACAACTCAAACGACAAAGGTTTGGAAATCAACGAACGTATCAACCTTGATTACAGATTGTCTGTCAATCACAGTTTGAACCTGAACACGCTTATTAACTATGCCCAAAGACAACCAAGCGATGACATTGCAAGTCAGCACGCAGGATTTATTATCGGAGGATTTCCAAGCAAAAAGACCAGTGTTGTCTTAGGATTGACTTGGGAAGCGAAACTCTTCGGCAGGAAACTGACGAATATGTTCTCTGCAAAGTATTTCCATCTCCATTCCGAGATAGAGGATTTGACTTCATACGAGATGATCGAGGCTCCGAAGAAAAAGAGCAATACGACATCGCAAATCGGATGGATAGAGGCAATGAAGTACGAACCGTTCAGAGGCTTTCTTCTGAAGGCATCTTATCAACGGGCAATACGCCTCCCCAATTCGCAAGAGTTGTTCGGTGACGGTATCATTACCTTTCCTGCTGCCGGACTGAAACCGGAAAAAAGCCACAACTTCAATCTGGGTTTCTTGATAGATAAAAACGATGTACTCGGATTGTCGCGATTGCAATTTGAAGTGAATGGCTTTTATATGCAGGTGAGCGATATGATAAAACTGATGAAACAACATATGGCAGCCGGATATGTGAATGCTGAAAAGGTACATATCAAAGGTATAGAGACTGAATTGAAACTGGATATATCGCCGACGGTCTATGCCTACGGGAACCTGACTTATCAGGACGTACGCGATGTTTTGGACTATTTGCCGGGCACCCAAGCCCCTAATCCGACAAAAGGATTGCGACTGCCGAATATTCCCTACCTGTTTGCCAACTTTGGAGCGGAATATCACAGCGACCGATTGTTCAAGAATTGGTATGTCAAGGCATTTTGGGACGGGAAGTTCACGGAAGAGTTCTTCTACTTTTGGGAACTTACCGAATTGCAGAAACGGCGTATCCCTCGCAGTTTCGTCAATGATATTGGTCTGCTATTGACCTACAAGAACAAATATTCCATCGCTTTGGAATGCCACAATCTGATGAATAAAGAAGTTTGGGACCAGTTCCGCCAACCGTTGGCAGGACGGACATTCCATCTGAAATTCAGATACGTCTTCTTGAAAGGTATTTTATAA
- a CDS encoding putative phage abortive infection protein, translating into MKKNLMFWMAIIFLVAGILLCVYFLYMGISQKVFSNSYVVEQLKNNLGSFISDTIGILFTITATIFLFITFREQRKQFELSKQSQEQSRFETTYFNLLLMLDDVRDNVNKNIAQHFNTPNITTIWDYYGLMKEYYTIYPKEENKDNFETIMDRLSSNSLDTEKDMAQGCILDFFDSFVGKHNFSIGYFFRYIYNTINFVVTERNAVQDKTENTDIQRYLNILQAQLSDEELALIFYDALSSFGKNKYGYKQFHTLLDTYQFLENINEHFLLHRNHHVFYQKTFFKFLNRDERRLKKEMPLKRDIFHG; encoded by the coding sequence ATGAAGAAAAATTTGATGTTTTGGATGGCAATTATTTTTTTAGTTGCAGGCATACTCCTATGTGTATACTTTTTGTATATGGGTATTTCACAAAAGGTGTTTAGTAATAGTTATGTTGTTGAACAACTAAAGAATAACCTTGGAAGTTTTATTTCAGATACAATTGGTATACTCTTTACAATAACAGCAACTATCTTCTTATTCATAACATTCAGAGAACAACGGAAACAGTTTGAATTATCTAAACAGTCTCAAGAGCAATCTCGCTTTGAAACGACATATTTTAATCTCCTATTAATGTTAGATGATGTTAGGGATAATGTGAATAAAAACATTGCTCAACACTTTAATACCCCCAACATTACAACGATATGGGACTATTATGGATTAATGAAAGAATATTACACAATCTATCCAAAAGAAGAGAACAAGGATAATTTTGAAACTATTATGGATAGGCTGTCAAGCAATTCATTGGATACCGAGAAAGATATGGCTCAAGGCTGTATACTAGATTTTTTTGATTCATTCGTTGGAAAGCACAATTTTAGTATAGGCTATTTTTTTAGATATATTTACAATACGATCAACTTTGTCGTGACAGAAAGGAATGCAGTTCAAGATAAAACCGAGAATACTGACATTCAACGTTATTTAAATATTTTACAAGCACAATTGTCAGACGAAGAATTAGCCTTGATTTTTTACGATGCTCTTTCATCCTTTGGAAAAAATAAGTATGGGTATAAGCAATTTCATACTTTATTAGATACATACCAATTTTTGGAAAATATTAACGAGCATTTTTTATTACATAGAAATCATCATGTATTTTATCAAAAAACATTTTTCAAATTTTTAAATAGAGATGAGAGGCGTTTAAAAAAAGAAATGCCTCTAAAGAGAGATATCTTTCATGGATAA
- a CDS encoding DUF3408 domain-containing protein — MTENQNGKVDPVAIRELISQGIPMKRKESEIKHSQSEELCVESERPNDEPMSKDLSRVPRKERRKADKGDYESLFICRNALKNRKTIYIAKELQDTLAEIVMSMRNRDMTIGIYVENIILHHLETYKDEINRLAEIKFKKLL, encoded by the coding sequence ATGACAGAGAACCAAAACGGCAAGGTAGATCCCGTTGCTATCCGAGAACTTATTTCACAGGGTATTCCCATGAAAAGAAAAGAGAGTGAGATAAAACACTCTCAATCTGAAGAGCTGTGTGTTGAATCGGAACGTCCAAATGACGAACCAATGTCAAAGGATTTATCAAGAGTCCCAAGAAAAGAAAGGCGAAAGGCTGATAAGGGCGATTATGAGTCGCTTTTCATCTGTCGCAACGCCCTGAAAAATCGCAAGACCATCTATATCGCCAAAGAGCTACAGGATACATTGGCGGAGATAGTCATGTCTATGAGGAATAGAGATATGACTATCGGCATCTATGTGGAGAACATCATCTTGCATCATCTTGAGACCTACAAAGATGAAATCAACAGATTGGCAGAGATAAAATTCAAGAAGCTATTGTGA
- a CDS encoding RteC domain-containing protein has product MRMQGLLPALPVRPAKKLRWTGRATDLVELLYALDTYGCINDGEIGIEELADVFSEILGVEIKNCYNVYMNMKHRKDDSRTYFLDDLREKMNKRMVESDLKGGKYKKR; this is encoded by the coding sequence ATGCGAATGCAGGGGCTTCTTCCTGCTTTGCCAGTCAGACCTGCGAAGAAACTCCGTTGGACAGGCAGGGCAACAGACTTGGTCGAACTACTCTATGCACTCGATACCTATGGCTGTATTAACGATGGTGAAATTGGTATAGAAGAATTGGCAGATGTCTTTTCTGAAATCTTGGGTGTAGAAATTAAGAACTGCTACAACGTCTATATGAACATGAAACACCGCAAGGATGACAGTCGCACCTATTTCCTTGATGACCTCCGAGAGAAAATGAACAAACGAATGGTTGAGAGTGACCTGAAAGGCGGAAAATACAAGAAACGATAA
- a CDS encoding AraC family transcriptional regulator, producing the protein MTIEFCAINKPEDWMEMVAEQFGTSVTNDGFTVPPSVGSGFFKQYYPLSWLTLTYISFVSYEPMTMVRRSVENSKWIPVMFYINEHKHEQIIGTSTKTVGVDTLDGIFMPSSNIPTEWTFAPKRQYENITLTFNKDWIEQMDTAHETYIGRLLRSDKSFYLFETITPAMQQVLDGIKAIAKSDAPFYPLHLHGKAIELLTMFLEKLEKRSEVKSLSNLNLNDVEAVFRVRRQILQSLNNVPSIPELAREAAMSSSKLQKCFKQVIGKAIAEYALSEKMEWAKRLLSTRLYSVSEVGYKIGYANLSHFTEAFRKYHRIKPKQYLDSL; encoded by the coding sequence ATGACCATAGAATTTTGTGCAATCAATAAGCCAGAAGATTGGATGGAGATGGTTGCCGAGCAATTCGGCACATCGGTAACGAACGATGGTTTTACCGTTCCGCCCTCAGTGGGCAGCGGCTTTTTCAAGCAATACTACCCGTTGTCATGGCTCACATTGACCTACATCAGTTTCGTATCGTACGAACCGATGACAATGGTGCGTCGCTCGGTGGAAAACTCGAAATGGATTCCTGTGATGTTCTATATCAACGAGCATAAGCACGAGCAGATTATCGGCACAAGCACGAAAACGGTCGGGGTGGACACGCTCGACGGTATCTTTATGCCCTCAAGCAATATCCCTACGGAGTGGACTTTCGCTCCCAAACGGCAGTATGAAAACATCACATTGACCTTCAACAAGGATTGGATAGAGCAAATGGATACGGCTCACGAAACCTACATCGGTCGGCTGCTCCGGTCGGACAAGTCTTTTTATCTATTCGAGACTATCACACCTGCGATGCAACAAGTATTGGATGGCATCAAGGCGATAGCCAAAAGCGATGCGCCTTTCTATCCCCTCCATCTGCACGGAAAGGCAATAGAACTGCTGACAATGTTCCTCGAAAAACTCGAAAAACGTTCGGAGGTAAAATCTCTTTCCAACTTGAATTTGAACGATGTGGAGGCTGTCTTTCGTGTCCGTCGTCAGATTTTACAAAGTTTAAACAACGTACCGAGCATTCCCGAACTGGCACGTGAAGCAGCAATGAGCAGCTCCAAACTGCAAAAATGCTTCAAGCAGGTTATCGGCAAGGCGATTGCCGAGTATGCCCTATCCGAAAAGATGGAATGGGCAAAACGACTGCTTTCCACTCGTCTTTACTCTGTATCCGAAGTAGGCTATAAAATCGGATATGCCAATCTCAGCCACTTCACGGAGGCTTTCCGCAAATATCACAGAATAAAACCCAAGCAATATCTCGACTCTTTGTGA
- the mobA gene encoding conjugal transfer protein MobA: protein MKMKKIRSSRSKEKTEKRVSVNFTPTEYAHFLTMKEESGVPSLSLFIKARVFNETFRVIKVDRSLLDYYQKQTTLYGQFRSVGVNYNQTVVALKSNFTEKKAFAMLAKLEKMTFELAIIGGEIVQLTREFQEKWQHRQ from the coding sequence ATGAAAATGAAGAAAATTCGGAGCTCACGCTCCAAAGAGAAGACAGAAAAGCGTGTTTCGGTCAATTTCACGCCGACGGAATACGCTCATTTCCTCACGATGAAAGAGGAAAGCGGTGTGCCAAGTCTGTCACTATTCATCAAGGCAAGGGTCTTTAACGAGACTTTCCGAGTGATAAAAGTGGATCGTTCCTTGCTTGACTATTATCAAAAACAGACGACTTTGTACGGACAATTTCGCAGTGTCGGAGTGAATTACAACCAGACAGTTGTCGCTTTGAAGAGCAACTTTACTGAGAAAAAAGCCTTTGCGATGCTTGCCAAGTTGGAGAAAATGACGTTTGAATTGGCAATAATTGGAGGTGAAATCGTACAACTCACCCGTGAGTTTCAGGAGAAATGGCAACATCGGCAATAG